Proteins encoded in a region of the Dreissena polymorpha isolate Duluth1 chromosome 6, UMN_Dpol_1.0, whole genome shotgun sequence genome:
- the LOC127835524 gene encoding uncharacterized protein LOC127835524 translates to MNEKQWKEFDEDVDGIVEQVFLGTVERKLRSMCRLIYAVGKERFGVTPSERKQTTVAKNRRQIEIEKLRKDLRNLGNQYRQASELEKIGLQVLRDHTRRRLQDLRKAERIRKARREKARQRSRFLSNPYGFSKEILEEKKAGQLNCSKEEVEEHLKNTHSDQARHMRMEGHERIAPVPMPIVAFTEGEPTLKEVQDIIKKARSKSAPGPNGIPYKVNKSCPKLLRRLWKLLKVVWRKGDVPVEWQRAEGIFVPKEEVSKDIGQFRTISLLDVEGKIFMSVVARRLTTFMTSNGYIDTSAQKGGVPGFSGCIEHTCAISQLIREAKIKKTDLTVVWLDLANAYGTVPHQVIEFALKHHHVPEHIQSIVRSYYRNINMRFTTKNFTTSWIQLQKGIVTGCTVSVVLFIAAMNLVIKAGDRESRGPKTQTDIRLPPLRGFMDDLTITTESHIQARWILSALKDVVSWARMAFKPRKSRFLILRRGKVWQKTTLRVQGEDIPSLIDNPVKCLGKWFDTTLGDSRNNTERIRQQLRNGLAKIEGTGLPGKFKAWLFQHGLLPRLLWPLMLYEIPTSTVDSLESMINKSLRRWFGLPSCMTSIGLYNRTGMLQLPLSSIVEEYKVSKARLVLTPRDSSDMSIRNAGIEVRTGRRWSASNAVEQAESRLRHQDIVGTSCQGRQGLGLNTRQPWSSATTVQRRELVQSEIRKEEEEIRKVKAVQMGSQGSWTKWQTTGRKLSWTDIWKYQFFQLQFLIRAVYDVLPTPANLQRWGLIETAECTLCGGRATLDHILSSCKEALAQGRYRWRHDQVLREVADTLERHKKKARVHAGAKHINFVPAGTVMKGTKGGHLSILDGTNDWELRADLMKQLQFPDIVHTTLRPDIVMVSGKTKKIILVELTVPWEERCTQAHERKKAKYEDLVQE, encoded by the coding sequence ATGAACGAGAAACAGTGGAAGGAGTTTGATGAGGATGTAGATGGCATCGTGGAACAGGTGTTTCTTGGAACAGTAGAAAGGAAACTGCGGAGTATGTGTAGACTGATATATGCAGTCGGGAAGGAAAGATTTGGGGTGACACCATCGGAAAGGAAGCAGACTACAGTCGCCAAGAACAGACGGCAGATAGAAATAGAGAAGTTGAGGAAGGACCTTCGCAACTTGGGGAACCAGTACAGACAGGCATCAGAGCTAGAGAAAATTGGTCTACAGGTACTACGAGACCACACCAGACGCAGACTTCAAGACCTGAGGAAAGCGGAAAGGATACGAAAAGCCAGAAGGGAGAAGGCCAGACAAAGATCACGATTTCTTTCCAATCCCTATGGTTTTAGCAAGGAAATCCTTGAAGAGAAGAAAGCGGGACAGCTGAATTGTTCTAAAGAGGAGGTTGAAGAGCATCTGAAGAACACGCACTCTGATCAGGCGAGACATATGCGGATGGAGGGACATGAACGCATAGCCCCAGTACCCATGCCCATTGTTGCATTTACTGAAGGAGAACCAACCCTCAAGGAGGTCCAAGATATAATCAAGAAGGCTAGATCCAAGTCAGCACCAGGCCCAAATGGAATACCTTACAAGGTGAACAAGTCATGCCCAAAACTGCTGAGACGGTTGTGGAAACTATTGAAGGTGGTCTGGCGTAAAGGAGATGTACCTGTGGAGTGGCAGCGAGCAGAAGGCATCTTCGTCCCAAAGGAGGAGGTTTCCAAGGATATTGGACAGTTCCGGACAATATCATTGTTGGATGTGGAGGGCAAGATCTTCATGTCAGTGGTTGCCAGGCGTCTTACAACATTCATGACCAGTAATGGGTACATTGACACATCAGCACAGAAGGGAGGTGTTCCAGGATTCTCTGGCTGCATTGAACACACATGCGCTATTAGCCAGTTAATCAGGGAAGCTAAGATCAAAAAGACAGATCTCACAGTTGTATGGCTGGATCTAGCAAATGCGTATGGCACGGTACCCCACCAGGTAATAGAGTTTGCTCTGAAACACCACCATGTACCAGAACATATTCAGAGCATTGTCAGAAGCTACTACAGAAACATCAACATGCGCTTCACAACAAAGAACTTTACAACATCCTGGATACAGCTTCAGAAGGGGATTGTAACCGGCTGCACAGTGTCAGTAGTACTGTTCATCGCCGCTATGAATCTCGTCATCAAAGCCGGAGACAGGGAGTCAAGGGGACCGAAGACCCAGACAGATATCAGACTTCCACCACTGAGGGGATTTATGGATGATCTGACTATTACAACAGAGTCCCACATACAAGCTCGATGGATCCTATCAGCCCTTAAAGATGTTGTGTCATGGGCTAGAATGGCCTTCAAACCAAGGAAGTCAAGATTTCTTATCTTGAGAAGAGGTAAAGTCTGGCAGAAGACAACACTCAGGGTACAGGGCGAGGATATCCCATCACTTATTGACAACCCCGTCAAGTGCTTGGGTAAATGGTTTGACACCACACTGGGTGATAGCAGAAATAACACAGAGCGCATCAGGCAGCAACTGAGGAATGGGCTTGCAAAGATAGAGGGAACAGGCCTACCAGGGAAGTTCAAGGCATGGCTTTTCCAGCATGGCCTCCTGCCCCGTCTTCTGTGGCCACTTATGTTGTATGAGATCCCAACATCGACGGTTGATAGCTTGGAAAGCATGATAAACAAGAGCCTGAGACGATGGTTCGGACTTCCATCATGTATGACAAGTATTGGACTCTACAACAGAACCGGAATGTTGCAGCTCCCTCTTTCATCAATTGTAGAGGAGTACAAAGTTAGTAAGGCAAGGCTCGTGTTGACCCCACGAGACTCTAGTGACATGAGCATTAGAAATGCAGGGATAGAGGTCAGAACTGGAAGAAGATGGTCAGCATCGAATGCAGTTGAGCAGGCAGAGAGTCGACTGAGACATCAAGACATAGTGGGAACAAGTTGTCAAGGTAGACAGGGACTCGGCTTGAACACTAGACAACCGTGGAGTTCAGCCACAACAGTCCAAAGAAGAGAACTTGTTCAGAGCGAAATCCGAAAGGAAGAAGAAGAGATAAGAAAGGTGAAAGCAGTCCAGATGGGGAGCCAGGGAAGCTGGACAAAGTGGCAGACAACAGGGAGGAAACTGTCATGGACAGATATCTGGAAGTACCAGTTTTTTCAACTGCAGTTCCTGATCCGGGCAGTTTATGATGTCTTGCCAACACCGGCGAATCTCCAGAGATGGGGGCTGATAGAAACAGCAGAATGCACCCTATGTGGAGGAAGAGCTACCCTGGACCACATCTTGTCCTCGTGTAAGGAAGCACTTGCCCAGGGGAGATACCGCTGGAGACATGACCAGGTACTCCGAGAGGTAGCGGATACACTTGAGAGACACAAGAAGAAGGCACGAGTACATGCAGGGGCAAAGCACATCAACTTTGTACCAGCAGGGACAGTAATGAAGGGTACAAAGGGAGGACATCTGAGTATCCTAGACGGTACAAATGACTGGGAACTACGGGCAGATCTTATGAAACAGctgcagtttccagacattgtccACACTACCCTACGCCCAGACATTGTGATGGTCTCCGGAAAGACAAAGAAGATCATCCTGGTAGAGCTGACTGTCCCGTGGGAAGAAAGATGTACTCAGGCACATGAGAGAAAGAAGGCCAAGTACGAAGATCTCGTCCAGGAATGA